One Calditrichota bacterium DNA window includes the following coding sequences:
- a CDS encoding methylglyoxal synthase, translating to MERIKTIALVAHDNRKRDLIEWVEWNHERLLVHNIVCTGTTGSLVEKTLDLLISQNGLSIPRKNIQRLKSGPLGGDLQLGALIAEGKIDILIFLWDPMEPQPHDVDVKALLRIAALYNIPVASNRSTADFIISSSLFEEPYEPVVKDYSSYLNREMKTFI from the coding sequence ATGGAAAGAATAAAAACCATTGCCCTGGTTGCCCACGACAACCGAAAAAGGGACTTAATCGAATGGGTGGAATGGAATCACGAAAGACTGCTTGTGCACAATATTGTTTGCACGGGAACAACGGGAAGTCTGGTTGAAAAAACGCTGGATTTGCTGATTTCCCAAAACGGGCTGTCCATCCCCCGAAAGAACATTCAGCGGCTCAAATCCGGTCCGCTGGGAGGCGACCTTCAACTGGGCGCGCTGATTGCCGAAGGCAAAATCGACATTTTGATCTTTTTATGGGATCCAATGGAACCCCAGCCCCACGATGTGGATGTAAAGGCCCTTTTGCGCATTGCTGCGCTATACAATATCCCGGTTGCCAGTAACCGCTCCACAGCCGATTTTATTATCTCTTCGTCGCTTTTTGAAGAACCTTATGAACCGGTGGTTAAGGACTACAGCAGCTATTTGAATCGGGAAATGAAAACATTTATCTGA
- the fbp gene encoding class 1 fructose-bisphosphatase, with translation MTASGIMTLSRHIMEQERKHPGATGEFSGLLSDLSVAAKVLARLVSKAGLIDILGYTGDENVFGEDVKKLDVLSNETIIHAMDHGGHLCVMASEESNGLIEIPDYHPVGNYVMLFDPLDGSSNIDVNVSIGTIFSIFRRVTESGKGRLEDVLQPGYKQVAAGYILYGSSTMFVYSTGQGVHGFTYDPSIGEFLLSNENMKIPEWGPYYSVNEGYTNRWSEGMRRYIQYLKEEDPTTHRPYSLRYIGSLVSDFHRNLLYGGIFLYPTDRMHPEGKLRLLYEANPLAFVVEQAGGLATDGKQRILDIQPRNLGHRTPLIIGSKNDVELAMKFLNE, from the coding sequence CAAGAGCGAAAGCACCCAGGTGCGACAGGTGAGTTTTCGGGTTTGTTATCGGATTTGTCCGTAGCCGCCAAGGTTCTGGCCCGGCTGGTCAGCAAGGCAGGCCTCATCGATATTCTGGGGTACACAGGTGATGAAAATGTGTTTGGCGAAGATGTAAAAAAATTGGATGTTTTATCCAACGAAACCATTATTCACGCGATGGACCACGGCGGGCATCTCTGCGTCATGGCCTCCGAAGAAAGCAACGGATTGATTGAGATTCCCGACTATCATCCTGTCGGAAACTATGTCATGCTTTTTGACCCACTGGACGGGTCATCAAATATTGACGTCAATGTGAGCATCGGAACCATCTTTTCAATTTTCCGCCGGGTAACCGAATCGGGAAAAGGCCGGTTGGAAGATGTCCTTCAGCCAGGATACAAGCAGGTAGCCGCCGGGTACATCCTCTACGGCTCCAGCACCATGTTCGTGTATTCCACCGGGCAGGGTGTCCACGGATTTACGTACGACCCGAGTATCGGTGAATTTTTACTTTCCAATGAGAACATGAAAATTCCCGAGTGGGGCCCGTATTACTCGGTTAACGAGGGGTACACCAACCGCTGGTCTGAAGGCATGCGCCGGTACATTCAGTATTTAAAAGAAGAGGATCCGACCACCCATCGACCCTATTCACTCCGCTATATTGGGTCGTTGGTCTCAGATTTTCACCGAAACCTCCTGTATGGCGGCATTTTTCTTTATCCTACGGATCGCATGCATCCGGAGGGCAAGCTCCGCCTCCTGTACGAGGCCAATCCTCTGGCTTTCGTGGTTGAGCAGGCGGGGGGCCTGGCCACCGACGGCAAACAGAGAATACTGGATATTCAGCCAAGAAATTTGGGACATCGAACCCCGCTTATTATTGGCAGCAAAAACGACGTGGAACTGGCCATGAAATTTCTGAATGAATAG